The DNA window TGTAAATGAGTAGCAGCGACCAGTATTTTCGCGCACCTTTAAAGAAGAACGACAAACTTAATAGGAGTAACGCGGACCCAAGTGGATTGATAAACAGCAGAAACTCTTGGAGCACTCCGTCAACATCTAGTTTAAATTGCATTTTCTGAGATACATAGGTTTTTATCCAGAGCATAGCGACTGCCAAAACGAACAGAGGCACATACTTGTTAACTGTTTTTTTATTTAATGATTTACTCTTTTCCATATTGCACCTTCTCATTGTTAGTATTCACAGGGACTTGGGGACGTTTGGTTAAAAAATTGAACCCAATAGCTTAAGTAAATTTCATGTAAAAATTATGACAAACTCTATTTTACTCTAATATACTAGAAAATGACAGCTTGTCGTTCTTTCAGAATATTCATTTAAACCAATAGAAAAAGACATAGTTTCAGTTTCGAAACCATGCCTGCTTTCTTCAACCTATTAAGTTAGTAGACGTCACTGCAGTAGAATTAGTTCCTCAACTTAAAGCTACTTTTTGTTCTTCCATCACTTTGCGCCATTTCACAAGCTCACGTGCTTCAATCTGCTGCTCCAACATTTCATCCCAACCGCCAGTTGCTGTATTCCAGACACGAGCATAAAAAATGTCCTGCTTTTCGTCGTATAATTGAAATTCAATGCACGGGAGATAATCTGTAATTTGTTCGATACATGCTGTAATGCCTGTAACGATTGTTTGGAAACCTTCTTCTTTTAAAGCTGATTTTTTCTCAAAAAGAAGTTGTTGCATGCGTTCTTTATTCAAACTGCCTTTTCCCGGATAGCGATACACCGGTAATGGTTCTTCGGCTTCGGGATGTCTATTTTCTTCTGCTAACTTGTAGTTGTCGTGACTAGCACTATAGGCAATTACGGTTTCGTCACCTGCAATTTCTTCATCAAAAATACCTTGACTAAGATAATCATAGCCTTTGGTCGTTAACTTATAACCTGGCTTTTCTAGTTGGATCAATCCGGTGCGTTGCATTTTATCAATCAAGTCACGAATAAACAATTCTTCTACAAACAGTATTTCAGCCAAAGTCGCAGCTCGGCGAATATCCGCTTCTTGAAACGATAACAGCAGCATTTTCATTAAAATGTCCATCTTTAATCGCTTAACTTGGCTAAAGCTGACTTCGTATAATACACTTGGCAACTTCCATAGCTGTTCGTTGACGACGGTGACCTCTGGATTTTCTGCTACAGTTGATCGTAGCTCTTTTATCAATTCGTCCACATCGTCACCCCTTGCTGCTTTCTAAGGTCTTTAAGCCATCTGTCTTTTTCACGACTGCTAATACATGCTTGTACATTTTTTTGGTTTCTGTTTGCTTGGCCCGTTCTGTAAACATCTGAGAACTACCGACAAGTACCAGTAATTCTTTGGCACGTGACAATGCGACGTTCAATCGCCGGTAGTCTTTCGCAAAGCCAATATCGCCATGCTTGTTTTGGTTGTTGCGCACCATACTTAGTACGATGATGTCTCTTTCACTTCCTTGGAAACGGTCGACTGTGCCTGTTCGAACCGTTAAATGTGGCAACTGTAGCTCTTGGTCAATCATTCGCTGAAGTCGTTTTACTTGTTCCCCGTAAAAACTGATGACGCCAATACTTTTTTGTTGGTCTAGAGCGATTCGTCCAGCTTGTTTCGCTTCACCAGCTGCTTTATTCAATTCTACCAATAACGAACGGATTTCCTGAATTTCCGCTGCGTTGTACAAGCTCTTGCCCCCGTTCATGCGTTCTTCAAAATACGCCGATTCGTTTGGCAAATCGAGCCACATCAGATGATTGCTACGCTTCACGGTGGTTGATTCGAGTAAATGGTCACGCTCTTTGTCAGAATCCTCAATGCCACATTGCAGCTGGTCGTTTTCTAACCGGTAAAACGGCGAAATGGTTTCCATAATATCTTCGTGCATTCGGTACTGAATGGCCAACATCGTTTTATTGGCTGCTGGTAGATTTTTATACAATCGTTCAAACAACGATTCCTCAAGTAACTTCTCAAGCTCTTTCTTTTCTTCAAAACCGTTGTCTTCATCAATCATTTCTTGAAGCGTTTCCTCTAATGTGTCATTGCCAAGAAGTGGTGGCAATTGATGATGGTCACCGACTAAAATAATCTTTTGGCCTTTAAGCATGGGCAGTAATAATTCGGGCGGCGTGGCTTTGGATACTTCATCAATGATGACGACATCAAACTCGGGATAGTTGTCGATAAAATCTTTGCGTGCCGAAGCAACACAAGTCGTACCAATAACGTTGGCATGCTTAATATACATTTTTCGGATTTCGTCCAAATCGTGCTCGCTCGCTCCTACTAGTAAATCCAGCCATTTTTTCTGTACCGATTGAAGCAGCGGTAAATTTTTCATTTCTTGCTTGAGCGATTCTTTTGTAAAGGACAAACTAGCTAGTTCTTTTGCCGTTCTTTCATAATCCTGTTCTGGATTTAAAGCTAGTACTTCACTCAAAGAATTCAACTCTTGTTCGTAGCTGGTGGCAACTGTTTTTAGTTGTTGGATTTCGACATCTACTTTGCCAATCTGGGCTTCTTTTTCTGCTAGTAAAGTTAGCTGTTGCGTGCGCTTAGCTTTATCGTTCTCAATTCTTTGTTGCACTTGTTCCACTAAAGCTTGTTCTTTTTGCAACTCCACAAGTTCTGTTTTGTGTTGACGAATCGCGGCTTCTACATCAGCTGGCAAGTCCGCTGAGTTGGGCATTTGGCGGTAACGTTGTTCAAGCGGCGCTAGATCTTCTTCTAGCTTTTCTTGTTTTTCTAACCATTTTTCGTCCCACACACGATATTGTTCTTGCTGTTTTTTTAGTTCTTCGCATAACGCCTTTTTCAAGTCATCGAAAGCTCGCTTAGATTCAGCTGCATAGACGTCGACCGGTTTAAACTTTGCGCCTCTTCTCCACAAATTATGTTGCCGTCTGTACAACCCAATTAACGCTTTTTGTAAAATGGTCGGATCGTTGCGTTGTGTACTTTTCAAAACTGCTCTCAGCTTCTCTAAATACTCATCAATTTCAGCTGAACTATACGTTTCTGTTTTCAACAATGCTTGCTTTTTTAACTTATCTACAGAAATATCAACAGAAGTCAGTAGGTTTTCAATATACGTAATGGCGTTAGATACCAGCACGTTGTATTCGTTAAGCTTAGTCCAATCTGCCATATTTTCACGGTTGGCTTCTAGCCGATTCACTAAATAAGTAATAGCAGATGTTTCTTCAATTCGTTGAACTTTCATTACCTGAAGCAAGTCATCCATTTTTTTAATGCTATCCATATTCTCAACAGCTATTGCCTTTTGTTCAATAATCTCTGCCATTTGATCACGCTTTTCGGTAATCACTGCAATTTCTTGTCTTTTCACGACTAAGTCTTGTTCCAGTCTTTTCAAACCGAGTGCACGTTCAAGCAACTGTATAGTTTGTTGAATATGCTGTTCTTGCTGAAGTCTTTTGTCGCTGTCATGATGATCAGTAAATGCTGTGTCTCGGTGAATAGATGCATTAATTTTCTCGACAACTTGCGTTATCTCCTGGCTTTCAGAGGTCGTCTTGTCTTTTTGAAGTTCGAGAGCGTCTACCTTTTTTTGTTCACTATCAAGCAGTTGCTGAATTTTTTGTTGTTTAACTTGCGCTGCCTTTTTCTCTTCGACGGCTGTTGCCAAACTTTTATATAGCGGCTGCAACTTCTCAGTAGCTTGTTGGTTACTCGTTAGTTCACTTTCCAACTGCGGTTTACGTTTTTCACGCATCTCGTATTGAGCCGTAATTTCTTTTAAGGTATGGTCTTTCCAATACTGACCGACATTTTCCTCAATAAATTTCTTGCCTTCTTCTTCGATGCTTTCCGTTCGTCCGACACGTAAAATCCGAATATCTTTGTTGGCAAGTAGCCTTCCAAGTGCGTTATCAACAGCTAAATTCGACTGCGAAGCGACAAGTGTTCGCAGCCCCTTTTTAGCATTTTGTAAGCAAATTTCCGAAATAACTGTAGTTTTCCCGGTACCCGGCGGACCTTGAATAACGTATAAGTCTTTCGCCGCCATTGCTCCCGACACCGCTCGTTGTTGGAACTCATTGAGTCGGTTATGGAAAGTTAAACGCTCTAAAGGTTGAAGTGGTTGGACTGGAGGCTTTTCTTCAAACAAGATTCGGTCTAGATTTGGATTTACCGCGAGACCTTTTTCAAGATTCGCAAATCCTTGCCGCAACCTTCTGATTTGGCTCAAGGCTGCGAAATTGCTGAAAACCACTTCTTTCTTATCGAGTGTTAACCCTTTTTCCCGTAGTTGCTTGACGATATAGTTTTGCAATTCTACTTCCACTGTTCGATTTGCCGCTTTAATAACCGTTCCAACATCCCCTGTAATTCCAGTGAGGCGCACTGTCAGGTTTTTCACCTGTTTCCATTGCGTCTCTTTTAACTGACACCCTTTTAACGTAATACGGCTAAAATCATGGCTAAATGACAAGTTAGAAAAAGAAGTCTTCATGTCTGGTATGTCCATGCCACGCTCTTGAATCTTCAAATAGCCTTCCCAACTACCAATCCGTTTTTTAACATAATCTGAACTTTCTTTGGCTGGCGTCAACCGTTTGATCATATTGATCAAAGGCACCGACGCTGGTTCACGTGTTTTTTCAAACGTCAAGTTTGCCTCTCGTTGCCAATTAGTTCCGAGCGCGTGGTAGGATTTCCGTTGCGTCAAGTTAGTGATGAGCAACTGATGATTGGTAAAGACCCCGTGCAAAACAATCGAGGCTTCTGCTTCTTTGCCAGTCAATCGTGCGTTCTCCGACCTGTCCAAAATCAACGCAACCGAAAGCTCGCCATCCGCATTGGAAGGATAACGCTCGATAAACACCTTAAAGGCTTTGTCCACAACAAAAAATGAGCGTTCGCTGATACCGAACACGCCCATTTTTTCCGCTGCCGTCTTAGTTAGTCGTACCGAAGTTTTATATGTTGCTGTCTGTGCATTCGTCATGTAATCACCTGTTCTTTGGAGCTGACTAAATTTCAAATCGACGTATTTCGCCTGATCTGTTTTCATCTAATCATATCATCTATTGGAGCTTATGCGTTTTTTTAGTTGTGAATTTTACTAGACGCCTGAGATTTATTAACGAACAAACGGATAATTTTTAATTACTCTCAGCTTAGCTTTAAATGACATCCGGTTATGTTTAGTAGAAGAAATAGCATATTTGAAGATCCAGCAATCAAGAAGAAACAGATACTCTTCCGTGTAAATTTTAATTTACGTACACTCTTTCAAACACAAATGCCCCCTTCAAAAATGAAGGGGGCATTTAATCGTTTTATTTATTTTCTTACTCACATGGACGGATCAATTAAATCGTACCGTTATACACCAATCCACCATTGTTCACATCAATAATTTTAAGGTGCTGATCGTATTTCACAAAAATGGTTTTGTATTGTTTTTTTCCATCTTCGCTCACTAAGAACATAATCCGATTTCCTTGATTGTCAGTAGATAAGTGGAAAGTTAGTCCATCTGTGTTCACTTGATCAACAATCATGCCGTACTCCTCAAAAGAAGCTACATCAGCTGGCTCATTTGGATAATGACCATTATCTGAAGGATTGCCTTCCTCTTCTTCTTGCTCCACATTACCTGCATGTTGATCTAAGATTTCACCTTTTACTGCATCAACGTTAAATTCATACTCACTCGTATTGCTTGTGATTTCAATTTCATAATAATTGCCATCTTCTTCAAAAGAAAGTTCGACTTCTTGAACAGTTCCTTCTGCATGATCAAATGCAATTTCAAGTGCTCTTTCTGCAGTAATTCCAGATTGCCCTACCGAATTACTGTCATTGGACGCTGCAAAAGCTGCTACTCCACCAAGACTCCCTACAACCACCGTACCTACTACTGTTCCAATCATAACTTTTTTTTCAAAATTATTCCTCCTCTACTTGTTTTACACATTAAGCATAATCTTTGAAAATGAGCTGAGAATGAGAAGAACATTAAAATTTGATGAGAACTATCTATATGTTTACATAAAGTATTTATTAAGTTCCACTAATCTTTTCATAATAAAAACCCTTACACCAAATCTGCTAGCGTAAGGATTTCTCTTTATAAAAGTACCGAATTTTTT is part of the Planococcus kocurii genome and encodes:
- a CDS encoding PepSY domain-containing protein, whose product is MIGTVVGTVVVGSLGGVAAFAASNDSNSVGQSGITAERALEIAFDHAEGTVQEVELSFEEDGNYYEIEITSNTSEYEFNVDAVKGEILDQHAGNVEQEEEEGNPSDNGHYPNEPADVASFEEYGMIVDQVNTDGLTFHLSTDNQGNRIMFLVSEDGKKQYKTIFVKYDQHLKIIDVNNGGLVYNGTI
- a CDS encoding AAA domain-containing protein, coding for MKTDQAKYVDLKFSQLQRTGDYMTNAQTATYKTSVRLTKTAAEKMGVFGISERSFFVVDKAFKVFIERYPSNADGELSVALILDRSENARLTGKEAEASIVLHGVFTNHQLLITNLTQRKSYHALGTNWQREANLTFEKTREPASVPLINMIKRLTPAKESSDYVKKRIGSWEGYLKIQERGMDIPDMKTSFSNLSFSHDFSRITLKGCQLKETQWKQVKNLTVRLTGITGDVGTVIKAANRTVEVELQNYIVKQLREKGLTLDKKEVVFSNFAALSQIRRLRQGFANLEKGLAVNPNLDRILFEEKPPVQPLQPLERLTFHNRLNEFQQRAVSGAMAAKDLYVIQGPPGTGKTTVISEICLQNAKKGLRTLVASQSNLAVDNALGRLLANKDIRILRVGRTESIEEEGKKFIEENVGQYWKDHTLKEITAQYEMREKRKPQLESELTSNQQATEKLQPLYKSLATAVEEKKAAQVKQQKIQQLLDSEQKKVDALELQKDKTTSESQEITQVVEKINASIHRDTAFTDHHDSDKRLQQEQHIQQTIQLLERALGLKRLEQDLVVKRQEIAVITEKRDQMAEIIEQKAIAVENMDSIKKMDDLLQVMKVQRIEETSAITYLVNRLEANRENMADWTKLNEYNVLVSNAITYIENLLTSVDISVDKLKKQALLKTETYSSAEIDEYLEKLRAVLKSTQRNDPTILQKALIGLYRRQHNLWRRGAKFKPVDVYAAESKRAFDDLKKALCEELKKQQEQYRVWDEKWLEKQEKLEEDLAPLEQRYRQMPNSADLPADVEAAIRQHKTELVELQKEQALVEQVQQRIENDKAKRTQQLTLLAEKEAQIGKVDVEIQQLKTVATSYEQELNSLSEVLALNPEQDYERTAKELASLSFTKESLKQEMKNLPLLQSVQKKWLDLLVGASEHDLDEIRKMYIKHANVIGTTCVASARKDFIDNYPEFDVVIIDEVSKATPPELLLPMLKGQKIILVGDHHQLPPLLGNDTLEETLQEMIDEDNGFEEKKELEKLLEESLFERLYKNLPAANKTMLAIQYRMHEDIMETISPFYRLENDQLQCGIEDSDKERDHLLESTTVKRSNHLMWLDLPNESAYFEERMNGGKSLYNAAEIQEIRSLLVELNKAAGEAKQAGRIALDQQKSIGVISFYGEQVKRLQRMIDQELQLPHLTVRTGTVDRFQGSERDIIVLSMVRNNQNKHGDIGFAKDYRRLNVALSRAKELLVLVGSSQMFTERAKQTETKKMYKHVLAVVKKTDGLKTLESSKG